CGTCGGCGGGCGGGAGTTCGGCGGGGAGGACCTTCGCGGCCCGGGCGAGGACCTTGTCGGCCAGGGCGAGGGCGGGGAGGGCGAGCGGGATGCCTTCGAGGACCGAGGAGCGCTGCTTCTCGGTGGCCTTGATCGCTTCCCAGTTGGCCTCGACCGCGGCGACATCGGTCGCGTCCACAGTGCCGAAGACGTGCGGATGGCGGCGAATCAGCTTCTCGACGATCCCGCCGGCCACGTCATCGATCGTGAACCCGTCGTCGGGGTCCTCCTCGGCGATGCGCGAGTTCAGCGCGACCTGAAGAAGCAGGTCGCCCAACTCCTCGCGGAGATGGCTGCGATCGCCGGTGTCGAGCGCCTCGAGGGTTTCGTACGTCTCTTCCAGCAGGTACTTCGCCAGGCTCTCGTGCGTCTCCTGCTGCGTCCACGGACAGTCGCGCCGGATCCGGTCCATCACCCGGACCAGATCGATCAGCCTGGCCCCGGGTACGTCGTACGAGCCGTGCTGGATCTCCACGTCGTACGCCGGTCGCGGGTCACGCGCCACCTGATCGGCGACGACCCGCAGCAGGCCCGGCTCACCGTCGTCACCGACGAGCCACGCGACGTCGCGCCCGGCCTCGGCCGCGGACGACAACCAGGTCCAGTGCTCGCCGATCCCGCCCTCGACCTGGGTGACAGCAAGCCCGGACCCGACCACGGCCTGTACGTCGGAGCGCAGCACATGACCGTCACCGCCCGAGGCGGCGCCGATCTCGTCGGCGTCGGTCAGGGACTGCCAGGCTGCACGCGTCAACAGGCCGGGAGCCACCCGTGGGCTGGTCAGCAGGACAGTGATCCGGCCGGAGCCCTCACGTACGTCGGTCACCGGCTCGGCTGTCTCAGCCCTGGCCCTGCTGCTGCTGGGCGGCGTCCTCGGCTGCCTTGCGCTTGGCCGCGGTCTGGTCGGATTCCTTCGAGAGGGAACCGGAGATCGCCGTGTCGAGCCGACCGTCGCTCCACTGACCGAAGCGCGGCGCGACCGTGACCTTGATGTCCTTCGCAGCCGTGTTCAGGGCCTGCGCGCCTTCCTGCGCCTTCTGCTGACCGTCCTTGTCGTGGATGCCCTGACCGCCGGCGAGCTTGATCGTGACGACCAGTGCCGCGGCGAGCTGGTTCAGGAAGGCGCGGGACGCCGGATCGGCCTGCAGCTTCTGGTACGCCTCGGCGCTCGGCGCCACAGCGTTCTTGGCCGCGTCGGCGATCTCCGCGTCGCTGACCGAGATCGCCTTCTGCCGGCCGACCTGCGCCGCGAGCTCGTTGCTGACCATCCCGTTCAGCGCGGCCTGGTCGGGGTACGACTCGCCGAGGGCCGCGCCGACAGCGCGCGAGGTCTTGTCGACATCGCCGATGCTGATCTCGGTCTTACCGACCATCGCCGCCGCGCCCGGGTGGGTTCCCGCCGCACATCCGCCGGTCAGCAGCACCGTCGCCACCACCACACCGAGAGCCCGAAGCCGTGTGCTCACCGAATCTCCTCGCAAGTTCCTGTCAGAGTCACGCCGGAACCACAATAGGTTCGGCGATCACGTCGTCGATCAACCGGGTGCACCATTGCAGCAGCTCCTGGTCGCGGAGCGGCTGACCGCCGACCAGCCTGGTGGCAGGTCTCGGCACCAGAATGGTATGCAGTTGCGGCTTCACCAGACTCTTCGGGTACAGCCTGTTCAGCCGGAGCACCTTCGAATCGGGCAGTTCGACCGGCCCGAACCGGATCATGCTGCCCTGCAGGGTGACGTCGTGCAGCCCCGCCCGGCGGGCGTGGTTGCGGAACGTCGCCACCTCGATCAGGTTCAGCACCGCCAGCGGAATCTCGCCGTACCGGTCGTGCAGCTCCTCGACCAGTTCGGCGATGCCGTCAGCGTCCCGTACGGCGGCCAGCCGCTGGTACATCTCCAGGCGCAACCGCTGGGACGGGATGTAGTCGTGCGGCAGGTGCGCGTCGATCGGCAGCTCGATCTTGACCTCGGGCTCCTCGGCCTGGGTGTCGCCGCGGTACTCCGCGACCGCCTCGCCGACGAGCCGGACGTACAGGTCGAAGCCGACGTCCGCGATGTGCCCGGACTGCTCGCCGCCGAGCAGGTTGCCGGCGCCGCGGATCTCCAGGTCCTTCATCGCGACCGCCATACCGCCGCCGAGGTCCGCGTGCTGCGCGATCGTGGCCAGCCTGTCGTGTGCCGTCTCGGTGAGCGGCTTCTCCGGCGGGAAGAAGAAGTACGCGTACGCGCGCTCGCGGCCACGACCGACCCGGCCGCGGAGCTGGTGCAGCTGGGACAGGCCGAGCAGGTCGGAGCGCTCGATGATCATCGTGTTCGCGTTCGAGATGTCGATCCCGGACTCGACGATCGTCGTACACACGATCACGTCGGACTGCTTCTCCCAGAAGCCCTGGATCACGTTCTCGAGGGTGTGCTCGTTCATCTGGCCGTGTGCGACGCTGACGCGCGCCTCGGGCACCAGTTGGCGGATCCGGGCGGCTGCCTTCTCGATCGTGTTCACCCGGTTGTGGACGACGAAGACCTGGCCCTCGCGGAGAAGTTCGCGGCGGATCGCGGCGGTCACCTGGTGCTCGTCGTACGCGCCGACGAAGGTCAGCACCGGGTGCCGCTCCTCCGGCGGGGTGGCGATCGTGGACATCTCGCGGATGCCGGTGATCGACATCTCGAGCGTCCGCGGGATCGGGGTCGCCGACATCGTCAGTACGTCGACCGCCGTCCGCAGCCGCTTCAGCTGCTCCTTGTGCTCGACGCCGAACCGCTGCTCCTCGTCGACGATCACCAGACCGAGGTCCTTGAACGCCACCTCGCCGCTGAACAGCCGGTGCGTCCCGATCACCACGTCGACCGACCCGTCGGCCAGGCCGTCGATCGTCGCCTTGGCCTCCTTGTCGGTCTGGAACCGCGACAGCGGGGCGACGTTGACCGGGAACGCGGCGTACCGCTCGGCGAAGGTCGCGTAGTGCTGCTGCACGAGGAGTGTCGTCGGCACGAGTACGGCGACCTGCTTGCCGTCCTGCACCGCCTTGAAGGCCGCCCGTACGGCGATCTCGGTCTTGCCGTAGCCGACGTCGCCGCAGACGATCCGGTCCATCGGCATGACACGTTCCATGTCGTGCTTCACGTCGTCGATGGTGGCGAGCTGGTCGGGCGTCTCCACGAACGGGAACGCGTCCTCGAGCTCCCGCTGCCACGGGGTGTCCTTGGCGAACGCGTGGCCCTTGGTCGCCTGGCGCGCGGCGTACAGCTTGATCAGCTCGCCGGCGATCTGCCGGACCGCCTTGCGGGCGCGGCCCTTGCGCTTGGCCCAGTCGCCGCCGCCCATCTTGTCCAGGGTCGGCTGCTCGCCACCGACGTACCGGGTGACCTGGTCGAGCTGGTCGGTCGGCACGTACAGCCGGTCGCCCGGTTGTCCGCGCTTGCTCGGCGCGAACTCGATCACGACGTACTCGCGGGTGGCCTTCTGGGAGCCCGTGCCAACCGTCCGCTGCATCATCTCGACGTACCGGCCGACGCCGTGCTGCTCGTGCACGACGTAGTCGCCGGGCTGCAGCTCCAGCGGGTCGATCGTTTTCTTGCGGCGCGACGGCATCCGTTGCTGGGAACGGCGTTCGGCCATCGACCGCTGGCCGGCCAGGTCGTTCTCGGTGAGTACGGCGAACTTGATGCCGTCAGCAATGAATCCGTGTTCCAGCTGACCCTGCGAGATCAGTACGACGCCGGGCTCGGGGATCTCCTCGATCCCCTCGACCACCCGGGCCGGGAGCTCCGCCTCGGAGAACACCTCGGCCAAGCGCTGCGCGGGACCATGACCTTCGGTGACGCAGACGACCCGCCAGCCGTCCCGCAGCCAGGCGCGGATGTCCTCGGCCGCCGCCGCGGTCTCGCCGCGATACGGGTCGACCTCGTGGACGGCGAGGATCTTGCTGGTGACCGCGCCGGAGTCGGTGTCGATGTCGAACGCGACCCGCGCCCCCATCGAGTCCCGCAGCTCGGGCTCGTCGGTCGGAGCGGCCGCGAACGGCGACAGGCTCCACCAGGCCAGGCCCCTGCCCAGGGCCTGCGACCGGACGTCGCCGAGCGACATGTACGCCGCCGCGCCCAGGTCGATCGGGGCCTCGCCACCACCGGCTGCCGCGGCCCAGGACGCCTCCAGGAACTCCTGGCTGGTCGCCACCAGGTCGTGCGCTCGCGCGCGAACCCGCTCGGGGTCGCTGACGACGACATGAGTACCGGCCGGCATCAGGTCGACCAGCAGCTCCATCTCGTCGACGAGCACCGGCGCCAGCGACTCCATGCCCTCGACGGCATGCCCTTCGGCGAGCTTCTCGAACAGCTCGGCCAGCTCGGGGTGTTCCTTCGCCAGTACGGCGGCCCGCGCGCGGACCTCGTCGGTCAGCAGCAGTTCGCGGCACGGAGGTGCCCACAGACCGTGCTGAGCGATCTCCAATGAGCGCTGGTCCGCAACCGCGAAGTACCTGATCTCCTCGACGTCGTCGCCGAAGAAGTCCACCCGCAGCGGGTGCTCCTCGGTCGGCGGGAAGACGTCGATGATGCCGCCGCGGACCGCGAACTCACCGCGCCGCTCGACCAGGTCCACCCGGTGGTACGCCGCGGCGGCGAGCCGCTCGACGACGTCCTCGAGCTCGACCGAGTCACCGACGTGCAGCTGTACGGGCCGCAGGTCCGCGAGTCCGGCGACCTGCGGCTGCAGTACGGACCGCACCGGCGCGACCAGGATCCGGATCGGGCCGGTCGTCTCGTCGGACGGATCCGGGTGCGCGAGCCGCCGCAGTACGGCGAGCCGCCGGCCGACCGTGTCGGAGCGGGGCGACAGGCGCTCGTGCGGGAGCGTCTCCCAGGCCGGGTAGTAGGCGACGGAGCCAGGCTCCTCGACGAGGCACTGGAGGGCTTCGGTGAGCTCCTCTGCCTCGCGGAAGGTGGCGGTGACGGCGAGCACCGGGCGGTCGGCGCCGTTCTGGGCCGCGGCCAGCGCGGCGAGGAGGACCGGGCGCACCGGCGTCGGCGCGCTCAGGTCGAGGGTCGTGACGCTGTCACCGCGGGCGTCACGAACGGCCTCGGCCACCACCGGATCGGTGATCAGGGTGTCGACCAGACCGCGTAGCTTCACGAGTTGTACTTCCCTTGAGTCGCCTCGAGGCCGTCGGTGAGCAGGGATTCGACCGCGTCCGCGGTCCGGTCGACGGCGAACGGAAGGTCCTTGCGTTCGGTCGAGGAGAACTCGTTGAGGACGAAGTCGGCGGGCGCCTGCCGGCCCGGCGGACGACCCACACCGAACCGGACTCGATAGTACTCACCGGTGCCAAGCGATTTGCGTAGCGATTTCAGCCCGTTGTGGCCGTTGTCGCCGCCGCCGAACTTGCACCGCAGGACACCGAAGTCGATGTCCAGCTCGTCGTGCAGCACGACCAGGTTGGCCGGATCCAGCTTGAAGAACTTCAGCAACCCGGAGACCGGTCCGCCAGACTCGTTCATGTACGAGCGGGGTTTGGCCAGGACCGTCCGCAGTCCGCTGATCCGGGTCTCGATCACCTCGGATTTGGCCTGCTTGCTCTGCTTCCACTTCGCCCCGGTCCGGGCCGCCAGTTCGTCGGCGACCAGGTGCCCGATGTTGTGCCGGGTGCGGGCATACGAAGGGCCGGGATTCCCCAGTCCGACGACCAACCACACGTCGTCCGCCACGGATCCCGGCCCTCCCGAAGATATCTGGTGCTGCGGCAGCAGGTTACTCGGCCGCAGCGGCCACCGGCTCCTCGGCCGCGGTCGGCTCGGCGCGCTCGATACCGGCTTCGGCCTCGGCCTCGGCCAGCTCGGCCTCGGCCTGCTCGGCGGTCTGCTGGGCCGTGATGTTCACAATCAGGGTGTCCGGCTCGATCGCCAGCGTCGTACCGGTCGGCAGCTGCAGATCGGACGCGTGGATCTGGGCGCCGACCTCCAGGCCCTCGATCGAGACGGTGACGCCGTCGGGGATGTGCGTCGCCTCGGCCTCGACCAGGATGCTCTGCGCCTCCAGCACGACCAGGGCGTCGCTGACGGCCTCGCCCTCGAGGTGCACGGCGATGTCGACCTGGACCTTCTCGCCGCGGCGGACGATGACCAGGTCGACGTGCTCGATGAAGCCCTTGATCGGGTCGCGCTGGACCTGCTTCGGCAGCGCCAGGTGGGACTCGCCGTCCTCGACCTCGATCAGCAGCAGGGCGTTGGCGGTCTTCAGGGCCAGCATGGTGTCGTGACCGGGCAGCGTGATGTGCACCGGGTCACTGCCGTGGCCGTAGAGGACGGCGGGAACCTTGTTGTCCCGGCGGATTCGGCGGGCAGCTCCCTTGCCGAACTCCGTACGCGATTCGGCGTGGATCTTGACCTCGGCCACGAGATGAACTCCTCAAGAGCGTTGCGGTGATCAGTTGTCTGGATGGAACTCGGCTGCGGCCTCAGCGGGCGCCTGCTGACCCCGAGAAGGCGTCAGGCAACGAACCACCGCGTCGATCACGGAGCCGCGCCCAACAGTTCACGGGGGGCGTCCCTCGCCGAGGCAACCAAAACAGTCTACCCACGAGCGCGGCCAGACGGGAAATCCGGCCCTGGAGTTCGGTACGTTGCCCGGGTGATCTCGCCGTACGCCGTGCTCAGCCTGCTGTTTCCGGTGGTTTTCATCGGTGCGATGACGTGGCTGATCGTCTGGAGCGTGCGTCGGCGGCGAGCGAGGCTGAGGCAGCGCGCCGCGCAGGTGGCGTCGGTCGGGTGGTACCCGGTCCCGCCGAGCCCGTGGCTGGCGCAGATCGCGGCAAACCTGTTCCGGGAGGGCCGGCCGGGTGAGACGTACGCCGGCGTGTACCAGGGTCGCGGCCTGTGTGTACTCGACTACACGTACGTCACCAGCAACGGCAAGTCCACGCAGACGCACACGGTCAACCTGGTCGCGCTGACCCTCCCCGTAGCGCTGCCGCCGCTCACGGTGATGCACGAATCTGGCCTGCGGCGGATGTTCCGCGGCAGCGATCTCGAACTGGAGAACCAGCTGTTCAATGACCAGTTCCGGGTGGAGTGCGTCGACGACCGGTACGGGTCGGCCGTCATGCACCCCCGGATGATGGAGTGCGTGCTGTTCAACCCGGGCCTGGAGTGGCAGATCGCCGGCAACGCCTTCGTGTCCTGGTCGGCCGGCGGCTTCGCCGTACCGGACGTCCTCGCCCGCCTGGACGCGATGACACGCCTGATCGACCTGATCCCGCCCTTCGTCCTCCGCGACTACGGCCAGCCGACGTTCAGCTGAGTTTGGTCCAGACCTGGCGGAGGGCTCGGGCTGTGTCGCCTTCGAGGCCTGCGGCGTCCAGGGTCTCGGCCAGTTCGTCGAACTCCGGGCCCCAGCGCCAGGCGACGTTGCGGAGCTGGTCGGGGAGGCTCGGGTCTTTCAGTGAGCCGCCGTCCGCGCGGGTCTGCTGGGCCATCAGGGCCTCGGTGACGCCGTGCTTCTCGGCCAGCTGGAAAGCGAGTACCGCCAGTGCCGCCTTGCCCTTGTTGTACAGGGCGTACGACGACTTCGCCGCGCTGGCCGCGCCTGGTTCGGAGCCGACCACCATCGGGGTGACCGCCGTACCGGCCCACAACGTGGCGACCTGGTCGGCCGCCGTACCGGACAGCATCAGATGTGTCGGGCTAGGGCCACCGGTCGGCGGCGGCCCAACCACACCGGCGTCGACGAACGTCGCATCGGGTACGGCGGACTGGACCTCCTGCAGCGACGCCGGGGACAGCGGATTCGCCTCGACGTACAAGCCGGCGAAGCCCGCAGCGCCGACCTGCTTGGCGATGTCGACGGCGCCCTGCGGTGCACAGGAACACAGCACCGCCTCGGCGCCGCCAACCGCATCGGCGAACGACGCACCGATCAGCCCGGCCTCGTCCGCGCGCGCCTTGGACGCGTCGCTGCGACCGTCCGGCACCCAGCGCACCTCATGGCCGGCGGCGACCAGTTGCGCCGCGAGCTTCGAGCCCATCGCACCGGGATGGAAGACAGCAATACGCATGGCGCCAGTCCTTCGGGAGAGCGGTCAATGGCCTCCAAGATAGGCGAGGACCGCGAGCACCCGGCGGTGCTGTTCGTCGTTCGTGAGCAGGCCGAGCTTCGCCAGGATGCTGCCGACGTGCGTCTCGACGGTCCGCTCGGTCAGAAACAGCCGCCGGCCGATGCCCACATTCGTGCAGCCTTCGGCCATCAGTGCGAGTACTTCGCGCTCGCGCGGGGTCAGCGGCGCGAGGCGGTCGTCGGCCTGCCGCCGGCCGATCAACCGGCTGACGACTTCCGGATCGAGGGCCGATCCGCCGGCCGCGACCCGGTCCAGGGCGTCCAGGAACTCGTCGACCGCCAGCACCCGGTCCTTGAGCAGGTAGCCGAAGCGACCGGTCGCGACCAGTTCGACGGAGTGCCGGGTCTCGACATGCTGGGAGAGCAGCACGATCCCGAGTTCGGGGTGCAGCACCCGGAGCCTGCGGGCGGCCCGGGCACCGTCGTCGGTCCCGTCGGGCGGCATCCGGACGTCGATCACGGCCAGGTCCGGCCGGGTCTCCTCGACCACGGTCTGCAGGCTCGTAGCGTCCGCGGCCAGGCCTGCGATCTCGTGCCCCGCGTCGGCGAGGAGACGCGCCAGCCCTTCCCGGAACAGCGCCGAGTCCTCGCCGATCACGATTCGCACGGCAGCACCGCCTCCACCGTCGTACCCCTGCCGGCCGGACTCCGCAGCTCCAGTGCGCCGCCGACCGCCGCGACCCGGTCGAGCAGTCCACTCAGCCCCGAGCCGGGCCGCGGTACGGCTCCACCGCACCCGTCGTCCTCGATCCGGACCCGCATCGCGTCGGCCGACCGCGCGACCCGCACCACGATCGACGTGGCGTTCGCGTACTTCGCCGCGTTCGTCACCGCCTCGGCGGCCACGAAGTACGCCGTCGTCGCGAGCTCCTCGGGCAGATCGGCCGGGATCTGCAGCCGGACCGGTATCGGCAGCGACTGGGTGATCGCGCTCAACGCGGCGTGCAGACCGTCGTCCAGGCTGGTCGGGCGGAGACCGTGGGCGATCTGCCGCAACTCGGCGACCGCGGTACCGAGCTCGGCGACGCCCTGGTCGAGCAGCCCGTTCATGTCGACCGTCCCGTCGTCCAGATGCCGCTGAGCCAGCCGCATCGCCATGCCCAACGCGACCAGCCGCTGCTGCGCGCCGTCGTGCAGATCCCGCTCCAGCCGCCGTCGCTCCTCGTCACCCGCCTGCACCAGCCGCGCGCGGCTCGCAGCCACCTCGCGAAGAGCGCCGGCCAGCTCCGCCCGCAGCCGCGTCACCTCCACCAGACTGGCCGCCGCAGCCGCCACAGCTTTCAGTACGGCGGGAGAGGTCACGTCGGATGCGAGTACGCCGATTTGCTCACCACCCAGCAGCACCGGGACCAGCCGCGGCTCGGCCACCGGCGCACCTGCCGCGTCGACGAAGCCGGACGCTCCCGGGATCAGCAGGCCGACGCGAAGGGCCGGATCGCGGAGCGCGCCGCGCAGCGCGGCCTCGAGGTCCTCCGGCTGGGCCTGCTCGGTGTGGATCCGACGCTGCAGATCCTCGATCGCCAGCAGTGCGGCACGTCGCGGTGGATAGAGCCGCCGATCGACGGCGCGCTGCAGCCGGGTCCGCAACGGCGCCAGGATCAACGCGCAGACGGCCGTTGCGGCGGCCGCGACAACAGCCGAGTCGCGTCCCAGTACCAGCCCGAGTGAGACGGCTGCGACGGCGTACGTGCCCAGCAGGACGACCATCACGATGCTGTAGCTGACGGTATCGGCCAGCACCCGGTCGACGTCGTACAGGTCGTGCCGGAGCATCGCGACCGCGACGGAGGCCGGGAGGGACACCAGCGTGACGATCCCGAAGACGGTCGCCACGATGCCGCTCTGACCGGTGACCAGGATCTCGGCCAGGCACACGAGCGGGTAGACAACGGCGGCCAGGCCCGCAAGTAGGAGCCACTTCAGCTGGGCACGGACTGTGCCGGTCGAGCCGCGGTACCGGATCGCCACCGGAACGACCGCGGTCAGACAGAGCGCCAAGAACCCGAAGAACACGACCTCGCTCGCCACGCCAAGGACTCCGGACAGCGGCAGGTACGGCCGAGGCAGGTCCTGAAGCGGCGACAGGAACGGTGCCGAGGTGAACGCACCGAAGGCCTGTTGGCCTACGCCGAGCACCAGCAACGCCAGCGGAACCGGTCGCCACCGACGATTCACCAGCTGACCTGTCGGGAAGTAGAGCAGCAGGAAGGCGACCGCGGCCAGCAGCCACCAGCCGCTCTCGTCGAGCCAGGCGACCACCCGGCTGTCCACCGGCAAGCGCCCCGGATCGTGGACGACGGCGTTGTAGTAGACGTCGCGCGCGGTCAGGAACACGACGATCGCGCCGATCCAGCCGAGGATCGCCCCGACCGGGTTGGCCGGCTGCCGGCGGGCGACCGCGAGCCCGAGTACCGCGATCGCGGTACCGATCGCTGCCAGACCGATGAAGTTCCGCAGCGTGTGCGGACCGGTGCGGTACGCGATCAACAGCCAGGAGCCTCCCGCCACGAGCGTCAGAACGAGCAGGAAGGTACCGAGCGCGACCCACCGCGGCCACCGCATGTCGTCAGAGTAAGGCCGGTTCCCGCCGGATGACTCCGAGCCAGCACGGAGAACCTGGTCCGTGCTCTCTGCGATGCGCCGACCGGCCGTACGGGCGTTCTCTGGTGTTGTCCGAATTACTCGCGGGAGGGGACCCGATGTCCACCACAACTGTCCGGCCGAACGTCGTACCGGCCGATCCTGTCACCCGCCGGCGCATCGGCGCGATCGGCCTCGTACTCATCGTCAGCAACCTCGTCGCGACGCCCGGCGGCGTGCTCTGGCCCGAACCGTCCGGCGGCGGCGAGACCTATTCGTACGCCGACATTGAGCCGCTGCGGGACCGCTGGTGGGGACTGCTCGTCGTCCTGAGCATCAGCGGGCTCCTCGGCGTGGCTGCTCAGGCCTTCCTCACCGGCTACCTCGTCCGCGGGCGCGGTGCGGCCTGGGCCACGACCGGCGGATTTCTGATGTGGATCGGCATCGCCTTCCAGGCGGTCGGTGTCGGCGGGCTCGCAGCGACGTACTACGTCGCCACCGGGGTCGATGCGACGACGGGTGGCGCGGTGATCGACAACGCCAACGACGATCTGCTCCACCTGTTCGGTCCGATGCTCGCCGGCGGGCTGATGGTCGCCGTCGGAACAGTGATCCAGGTGGTCGGGTTGTGGCGGTCGCACGCCGTACCGCGCTGGGTTCCGCTGCTCGTGCTGTTCATCGTGATCAGCTTCGTGGTCCCGGGCAACGGGTGGATCGGGCTGGCCGTGCAGCTCCCGATGGCGGCCGGTGCGATCGCCG
This Kribbella sp. NBC_00482 DNA region includes the following protein-coding sequences:
- the mfd gene encoding transcription-repair coupling factor, whose translation is MKLRGLVDTLITDPVVAEAVRDARGDSVTTLDLSAPTPVRPVLLAALAAAQNGADRPVLAVTATFREAEELTEALQCLVEEPGSVAYYPAWETLPHERLSPRSDTVGRRLAVLRRLAHPDPSDETTGPIRILVAPVRSVLQPQVAGLADLRPVQLHVGDSVELEDVVERLAAAAYHRVDLVERRGEFAVRGGIIDVFPPTEEHPLRVDFFGDDVEEIRYFAVADQRSLEIAQHGLWAPPCRELLLTDEVRARAAVLAKEHPELAELFEKLAEGHAVEGMESLAPVLVDEMELLVDLMPAGTHVVVSDPERVRARAHDLVATSQEFLEASWAAAAGGGEAPIDLGAAAYMSLGDVRSQALGRGLAWWSLSPFAAAPTDEPELRDSMGARVAFDIDTDSGAVTSKILAVHEVDPYRGETAAAAEDIRAWLRDGWRVVCVTEGHGPAQRLAEVFSEAELPARVVEGIEEIPEPGVVLISQGQLEHGFIADGIKFAVLTENDLAGQRSMAERRSQQRMPSRRKKTIDPLELQPGDYVVHEQHGVGRYVEMMQRTVGTGSQKATREYVVIEFAPSKRGQPGDRLYVPTDQLDQVTRYVGGEQPTLDKMGGGDWAKRKGRARKAVRQIAGELIKLYAARQATKGHAFAKDTPWQRELEDAFPFVETPDQLATIDDVKHDMERVMPMDRIVCGDVGYGKTEIAVRAAFKAVQDGKQVAVLVPTTLLVQQHYATFAERYAAFPVNVAPLSRFQTDKEAKATIDGLADGSVDVVIGTHRLFSGEVAFKDLGLVIVDEEQRFGVEHKEQLKRLRTAVDVLTMSATPIPRTLEMSITGIREMSTIATPPEERHPVLTFVGAYDEHQVTAAIRRELLREGQVFVVHNRVNTIEKAAARIRQLVPEARVSVAHGQMNEHTLENVIQGFWEKQSDVIVCTTIVESGIDISNANTMIIERSDLLGLSQLHQLRGRVGRGRERAYAYFFFPPEKPLTETAHDRLATIAQHADLGGGMAVAMKDLEIRGAGNLLGGEQSGHIADVGFDLYVRLVGEAVAEYRGDTQAEEPEVKIELPIDAHLPHDYIPSQRLRLEMYQRLAAVRDADGIAELVEELHDRYGEIPLAVLNLIEVATFRNHARRAGLHDVTLQGSMIRFGPVELPDSKVLRLNRLYPKSLVKPQLHTILVPRPATRLVGGQPLRDQELLQWCTRLIDDVIAEPIVVPA
- a CDS encoding 50S ribosomal protein L25/general stress protein Ctc — its product is MAEVKIHAESRTEFGKGAARRIRRDNKVPAVLYGHGSDPVHITLPGHDTMLALKTANALLLIEVEDGESHLALPKQVQRDPIKGFIEHVDLVIVRRGEKVQVDIAVHLEGEAVSDALVVLEAQSILVEAEATHIPDGVTVSIEGLEVGAQIHASDLQLPTGTTLAIEPDTLIVNITAQQTAEQAEAELAEAEAEAGIERAEPTAAEEPVAAAAE
- the pth gene encoding aminoacyl-tRNA hydrolase, producing MADDVWLVVGLGNPGPSYARTRHNIGHLVADELAARTGAKWKQSKQAKSEVIETRISGLRTVLAKPRSYMNESGGPVSGLLKFFKLDPANLVVLHDELDIDFGVLRCKFGGGDNGHNGLKSLRKSLGTGEYYRVRFGVGRPPGRQAPADFVLNEFSSTERKDLPFAVDRTADAVESLLTDGLEATQGKYNS
- a CDS encoding DUF1932 domain-containing protein, which translates into the protein MRIAVFHPGAMGSKLAAQLVAAGHEVRWVPDGRSDASKARADEAGLIGASFADAVGGAEAVLCSCAPQGAVDIAKQVGAAGFAGLYVEANPLSPASLQEVQSAVPDATFVDAGVVGPPPTGGPSPTHLMLSGTAADQVATLWAGTAVTPMVVGSEPGAASAAKSSYALYNKGKAALAVLAFQLAEKHGVTEALMAQQTRADGGSLKDPSLPDQLRNVAWRWGPEFDELAETLDAAGLEGDTARALRQVWTKLS
- a CDS encoding histidine kinase; translated protein: MRWPRWVALGTFLLVLTLVAGGSWLLIAYRTGPHTLRNFIGLAAIGTAIAVLGLAVARRQPANPVGAILGWIGAIVVFLTARDVYYNAVVHDPGRLPVDSRVVAWLDESGWWLLAAVAFLLLYFPTGQLVNRRWRPVPLALLVLGVGQQAFGAFTSAPFLSPLQDLPRPYLPLSGVLGVASEVVFFGFLALCLTAVVPVAIRYRGSTGTVRAQLKWLLLAGLAAVVYPLVCLAEILVTGQSGIVATVFGIVTLVSLPASVAVAMLRHDLYDVDRVLADTVSYSIVMVVLLGTYAVAAVSLGLVLGRDSAVVAAAATAVCALILAPLRTRLQRAVDRRLYPPRRAALLAIEDLQRRIHTEQAQPEDLEAALRGALRDPALRVGLLIPGASGFVDAAGAPVAEPRLVPVLLGGEQIGVLASDVTSPAVLKAVAAAAASLVEVTRLRAELAGALREVAASRARLVQAGDEERRRLERDLHDGAQQRLVALGMAMRLAQRHLDDGTVDMNGLLDQGVAELGTAVAELRQIAHGLRPTSLDDGLHAALSAITQSLPIPVRLQIPADLPEELATTAYFVAAEAVTNAAKYANATSIVVRVARSADAMRVRIEDDGCGGAVPRPGSGLSGLLDRVAAVGGALELRSPAGRGTTVEAVLPCES
- a CDS encoding response regulator transcription factor — protein: MRIVIGEDSALFREGLARLLADAGHEIAGLAADATSLQTVVEETRPDLAVIDVRMPPDGTDDGARAARRLRVLHPELGIVLLSQHVETRHSVELVATGRFGYLLKDRVLAVDEFLDALDRVAAGGSALDPEVVSRLIGRRQADDRLAPLTPREREVLALMAEGCTNVGIGRRLFLTERTVETHVGSILAKLGLLTNDEQHRRVLAVLAYLGGH
- a CDS encoding MazG family protein yields the protein MTDVREGSGRITVLLTSPRVAPGLLTRAAWQSLTDADEIGAASGGDGHVLRSDVQAVVGSGLAVTQVEGGIGEHWTWLSSAAEAGRDVAWLVGDDGEPGLLRVVADQVARDPRPAYDVEIQHGSYDVPGARLIDLVRVMDRIRRDCPWTQQETHESLAKYLLEETYETLEALDTGDRSHLREELGDLLLQVALNSRIAEEDPDDGFTIDDVAGGIVEKLIRRHPHVFGTVDATDVAAVEANWEAIKATEKQRSSVLEGIPLALPALALADKVLARAAKVLPAELPPADDTDLDRIGHQLLALVRESRTLGIDAEQALRLTIHQLTAEIRTAETNS